From a single Solanum dulcamara chromosome 4, daSolDulc1.2, whole genome shotgun sequence genomic region:
- the LOC129887575 gene encoding uncharacterized protein LOC129887575, which produces MEEDQDLNFMGKLCNKKYLYGKSLGGHMRSHVLDEKFEANKLKKVESWNISSGKNQSKFEHGGIPSGYVLRENPKKTWRAEDSKLYWSDSSKIMTQNTIFKGSDTHLNQSNKYTTPLTQEKICQQCGKVFQSMKALCGHMACHSEKDKGGLKEDYDDDDDNSWTSSDHSHSDTEADELISQSCRSKTTKRYKKIVVKSNDNYNCSSSVSEIDQEQEQEELAKCLMMLSRDSRTWNGVSSLVETSDNNSVVLETKPSSSDMKYNARKNGLKRVYNQDEKPRMKKEGDRNTKVEILEAETQSENSDSDYYLGKNGNVESDGSVERFLGNGNEKWSTSKMSFGAWLDEHRTDEKKGINRIKQYLKGSRKDLSKKLEHSGYGLTSNLDICESRKRTTDRYNHPEIRNDSKKMKFGVKSPEGCKNDIHKARKYECLNCKKVFSSYQALGGHRPCHKKINDYSESTYETGENSLGADQNDPKCTKIGKHKDVFHNKKTVIPTQDLPYELEKKVKLKKSKGHKCPFCYRMFKSGQALGGHKRSHFIHGGDHENLNQQSSAVKREVADLLDLNLPAPVDEEDEEHARFMPW; this is translated from the coding sequence ATGGAAGAAGATcaagatttgaattttatgggCAAGTTGTGTAACAAGAAGTATCTATATGGGAAGTCACTTGGGGGTCACATGAGGTCTCATGTACTTGATGAAAAATTTGAAGCTAATAAGTTGAAAAAGGTGGAATCTTGGAATATTAGTAGTGGGAAGAATCAATCAAAGTTTGAACATGGTGGGATTCCTTCTGGTTATGTTCTTAGAGAGAATCCCAAGAAAACTTGGAGGGCTGAGGATTCTAAGCTATATTggtcggactcttcaaaaataatgACGCAGAACACTATTTTTAAAGGATCTGACACGCACCTGAATCAGAGTAATAAGTATACCACCCCTTTGACTCAAGAAAAAATTTGTCAACAATGTGGGAAGGTGTTTCAATCAATGAAAGCCTTGTGTGGTCATATGGCTTGTCACTCAGAAAAAGATAAAGGGGGCTTGAAAGaagattatgatgatgatgatgataactCATGGACTAGTAGTGATCATAGCCATTCAGATACTGAAGCTGATGAGCTGATAAGTCAGAGTTGTAGATCAAAGACTACTAAAAGGTACAAGAAAATTGTAGTTAAGTCGAATGATAATTATAATTGTTCGTCGTCTGTGTCTGAGATTGATCAAGAGCAAGAACAAGAAGAATTAGCCAAATGTTTGATGATGTTGTCAAGGGATTCTAGGACTTGGAATGGTGTTAGTTCACTTGTGGAGACTTCTGATAATAATTCTGTTGTTTTAGAGACTAAACCATCGTCTAGTGACATGAAGTATAATGCTAGAAAGAACGGTCTTAAACGTGTCTATAATCAAGATGAAAAGCCTCGAATGAAGAAAGAGGGAGATAGAAACACCAAGGTTGAAATATTGGAAGCTGAAACTCAATCCGAGAACTCTGATTCAGACTACTACTTAGGCAAAAATGGGAATGTTGAATCAGATGGCTCTGTTGAGAGGTTCTTAGGAAATGGTAACGAAAAATGGAGTACCTCTAAAATGAGTTTTGGAGCTTGGTTAGACGAGCATAGAACTGACGAGAAAAAGGGCATAAACAGAATCAAACAATATCTAAAAGGGTCAAGGAAGGATTTGAGCAAGAAACTTGAACACAGCGGCTATGGATTAACCTCAAATTTGGATATATGTGAATCACGAAAGAGAACCACGGATCGATATAATCATCCAGAGATAAGGAATGACTCCAAGAAGATGAAGTTTGGTGTTAAAAGTCCTGAAGGATGCAAAAATGATATTCATAAGGCAAGAAAATACGAGTGCTTGAACTGCAAGAAGGTCTTTAGTTCTTATCAGGCACTTGGTGGACACAGACCGTGCCACAAAAAAATCAACGATTATTCTGAATCAACATATGAAACTGGTGAGAATAGCCTTGGTGCTGATCAGAATGATCCTAAATGCACAAAAATTGGCAAGCATAAGGACGTTTTTCACAATAAAAAAACGGTGATTCCTACTCAAGATCTGCCTTATGAACTTGAAAAAAAGGTTAAACTGAAGAAATCCAAAGGACACAAATGCCCATTTTGCTACAGGATGTTTAAGTCTGGGCAAGCTTTAGGAGGCCACAAAAGGTCACATTTTATTCATGGTGGTGATCATGAGAACCTCAATCAACAATCTTCAGCTGTCAAGCGCGAAGTTGCTGATTTACTCGATCTTAATCTTCCTGCTCCAGTCGATGAGGAGGACGAAGAGCATGCCCGATTCATGCCTTGGTAG